ATTTTATCATAGAAAGCTATTTAAAGCATTTATTATTTTAATTTACAGACTTTTTTTCACATTCTCAAATAAAATAACACTGTATAAAAAGTAAATATTTTTTATTTTAATCATAGTCTTTGGTATTTTCCCTTTTTTCTTTTCTATAACATTATAGCTGTTTTCTTTATATTTTTTAGTCTAATTTATTAAAACTCCAGCAGAAGAAAGTCCAAGCTCAATAGCGACAAATCTTAGACTTTCTCCCTTAATTAAAACCCTGTTGATAGCAATTTCTTTAAACTCTTTAGAATAATATCTATTCTTCTCATTTCTAAGAATAGAATAATCATGTTTATTTAAAAGCCTAATTAGATACTCAAGGTTATGAATATTTATATTAAATTCCAAACCTAAAGATTTTAAAATCTCTCCTTTTAATCTTCATTCATAGATTTCAATCTTTTGGTTATTTGTTAATTTAGCCATAAAAAAACTACACCCTCCATCTTAGTTGTTTAAGATTTTAGGTGCAATATATTTAGCTCATTTTTTTCGGTAATAATCACATTTTCTTTTTTAATTCTCTCATTTAGGTACTTAATAAGGTATAAAATCCACATTTGGGGCATTCCTTATACGTTATTACCTTTGATATTTATCATTATATGACAACAAGTATTTAAATACAATCTTTTAGTTTCTGCTTCTACAATTATTTTTGCTTTTATTTTTTTTATACAAAAAATTTCAATCAATATATCAACTATCCTTTATAGTATACTTGCTCCAGTAACTTTATAAGTCTTTATTTTATTTGAATTTACAACAGAAACAATGCGCTATACTTCTGCTCCAGTCTGCTCCAGTTTTTATATAGTGTAAGATATAGTGGAATGGTACTATAAGACTATTTTAATAATTAAATTAATTATTTTTACTCTTTTTGAGAAGTATTTTCTTTTATTTTTTTACCTATCACTTCTTTCATTAGTTGTAATTCAGGTTGAAATTCTTCCCATTCTTTTTTAAATTCTTTATCTTCTAATCTTTCATTTAATAATTTTTCTAAATCGTCCATTTTAATATCTCCTTATTTTTTTGAATAAAAAAACACTACTAAATATAGTGTATCAGCTCCAGCAACCTTGAAACTCATTATAAAATAGTAAGTTATAGCAGAAGCAATACACTATATCTCTGCTTCACCTTGCTCCAGTTTTTATATGTAATGTAGTTTATAATTCTAATAATTCAGCTAAATCTTGCTTTTCACTTCCTTTTATATAATCAAAAATTGTAATTCCCATAATATTTCTCCTCCCTAAAAAACTCAACTATAAAAAATAAATTATTTTCAAGTATTTTAGTTTCTGCTTCTACAACTATTTTTTTGCTTTTATTTTTCTAACTTTTTTATATAAAAATTTTTAATCAATATGCTAACTATACTTTATAGTGTATTTGCTCCAGTAACCTCAAAACTCTTTATAAAATAGTAAGTTATAGCAGAAGCAATACACTATATCTCTGCTTCAGTCTGCTCCAGTTTTACTAATGTTATAATCTATAGTGTAGTAGTACTATAACTCTTCTTTTAGCTCCCTCTTATATTTAAAGTACGTATTTCTACTAAGCTTTAGAACTTCTATAACTTGAATATCTTTAAGGTTTCCTTCAAAATCTTTAGCCAATAATTTAATTTTTTCTTAGTTTTTGATAAAAAAGAGAATAGTTTAAACTATTCCCTTTTTTAAAATAAAATTATCTATAAATAAGAAGGATTTAATTCTATAATATCATCATAAGCAAATCTTATTTTATCAATAGATTTTTCTATATGAAAATGTCCACAATACCATTTTTTATACTTTAATTTATCTTCTATCTTTTGCAGCCACTCTTCAGTAGAAGTATCTATCTTATCAAGATCAATAGTACTAGATAATCTTTCTATTGGACGATATTTAAAAGGACAAGTGTGACTAAAAACTAAATCTATACTCCAGTTAGTGCTTTCTAATTGATCTTCAACATACTTTTTAATTCTATCATTAGGTTGTTCATTACTAAACCATTTCCAATTATTTGTAAGCCGATAGTATTTATCTGTACTATATGCCCCTCCTATTGCCATACATTTAAGTCCATCAAAGTTATAGATTTCTCCATCTTTTGCAAAAACTATATCGGCAAATTCTTCTTCCATATATACTTTTGCTCCAAACTTTTCAACTTCTCTATATGTTGCAATAGCAAAAGGACGTTGTTCATGGTTACCATGGATACAAAATAGAGTTATTGGAAGTTTGCTAAGTGAATGTTTTACAGACCAATCTTTTATTCCACCAAAAAAATTAAGTCCTACATCTCCAAGAATGATTATAACATCATCTTTAGTTGTATTATTTTCTTTACAAAACTTTTTTATTTCATTGAAATTTCTATGTTTATCTCCTGTGATATATATCATATTATCACCTGTTTTTACCAACCTTTTTTTGATCTTAATTCTTCTACTGCTTTCCTTGCTTCTTCAGTTGCACTTACCATTCTTTTTGCCTCATATTTTCTTTTAACATCATTCCAAGCGTCTATTTCTTCTTGTGCTTCTTTATTTCCTCCATCTGCTTGTTTTTGTAGTTTTGCTAATATTTCATCATATTCACTTTTAGCTGCTATATCTTGCTTTTCATATACTTTCTCTATCATTATTTCTTTATTTTTTGTACTTGTAAATTGTACTTTTTCCCCACAAGCTACTAATAATCCTGTCATCATAACTACTAATAATAATTTTTTCATATTCTTTCCTCCTACTATTTCCTTTGTATTATTTTTTAATAATATGTTTCTACTTTTTTTCCATCAAATACTAAACCTATTTTTATTATATCTTCTATCCCTTCACTTTTCAATATAGCCTCATATCTCTTTTCCACTATTTGCTCATAGGCTGCTTTAGCTTCTTTTTTCATATCTTTTGTTTTAGCTCTTTTTAGTTCAAATATATATCCAGCCCATTTTTTCATTTTTGGCTTTAATATTATATCAGCTCTTCCATCTCCTGCTTCTGGATTAGGAATCATTCTATATAAATCATCTATTCCATATAAGAATCCTGCTAGTAAGTTTTGATAAGGGTTCTCATACTTTCTGCTTGTATCATAAAAACTTATAGCATTTAGCACAAGATCTTCTAATATTCCACTAATTCTATTTACATCTCTACTTTCCAAAGCAGATTTCATATTTGAAATATTATTTTTTCCATTAAACATTATCTCTGCAAAAAGAGTTTTAAAAAATGATTGAATCTCTTTATTAGGAATCTTTACTAAATATGTTTTATTATTCATTTTTTCTTTTACTGTCAAATATCCTGAAAAAAGCATAAGTTCCCAAAGATTATTAGGATCTAAAGTACTTCCTAAAGCTATACTTTCATTGATATATACAGTTTTTTCTTTTCCTTTTACCAAACTATCTAAATCTTCGAAAACTGTTCCATCTGAATGTAATAATAGATTCTTTATTAAGATATTTCCAGAGGTATTTACCCAATAAGTATCTAATTTTTTATACTTTATATATTTTAAAATACTCCAAGGGTTATATACTTCCATATTTCCAAACTTATATCCATCATACCAAGATTTAACATCTTCTAATTTATCTTCAGTTTTATATTCTATAAGAGAATTTTCTACTTCATTTTCTAAAAGTCCAAAATATTCATCATAGGCTTCATCAAGTATTGTATGAGTTTCAATATTATTAAGATCAGAAAATATTCCAGCTTGAGCTACTCTTATTGCTCCTGTGAGAACTCCCATTTTTAAGCTAAGATTAGTCTTTAAAACAGATCCATATAAGCTTTTAAAAAAATTAATTGCTTTATCATAAAAATTATATTCATAAGCCATAGTGAGAGGAACATCATACTCATCTATTAAAACTATTACTTTTTCTTTATAATATTCTTCTAAAATATTGGTTAAAAAATTTAATCCATCATCATAGTTACCATCTATTTCTTCAAACCAAATTTTTTCAAATTTCCTTTTATTTCTTTCATTTAATGAATCTTTTAAAAAATTAAATTTTTCATACAAATTAGATAAAATTTCTCTTATACTCTTTTGCATTTCTTCCCATGTAGTTCCTTTTATTTCTTTCATAGAAATAAAAAGTACTGGATATTTCCCTTGTTCTGCAAATACAAGAGAATTTTTTATATATAAGTTATCAAATAATCTTCTGTTTTCTTCAGCTTCTTTTATATCAAAAAAGTATTTTAAAGTAGACATATTAAGAGTTTTACCAAATCGTCTTGGACGACAAAATAATTTTACTTTTGCACCATCATTTAATATTTCTTCTATAAATTTTGTTTTGTCTATATAATAATAATTTTCAGTTCTAATTTCTTTAAAATCTTCTATTCCTATAGGAATCTTTTTCATTTTCCCCTCCTTTACTTTAACCTAACAGGCAAAAAGTCGCCCACTTCTATAAGTAGTGAGTGGTTCACTAATTAATAATTATATTATAACTTCATAACTAAAAAAACTCAACTACAAAAGGATTCTTTATTTTTAATTTTAATAAAAGAATAAATTATCTGCTAATATTATAGTTACTGCTTCTACAACTATTTTTTTACTTTTATTTTTCTAATTTTTTATATAGAAAATTTTAATTAATATACTAACTATACTTTATAGTGTATTTGCTCCAGTACCTTTGAAACTCCTTATTTTATTTGAATTTACATCAGAAGCAATGCACTATATTCCTGCTTCAGTCTGCTCCAGTTTTACTAATGTTATAATATATAGTGTAGTAGTACTATATTTTTATAGTGATTCTATACTATATAAACTACTATAACTCTTCTTTTAGCTCCCTCTTATATTTAAAGTACGTGTTTCTACTAATCTTTAGAACTTCTATAACTTGGATATCTTTTAAGTTTCCTCCAAATTCTTTAGCCAGTAACTTAATTTTTTCTTTCATTTCAATAGATTTTTTGGTTTGAATCTTAGATCCAACTCTTCTACCAAGAATAACTCCTTGAGCTTTCTTCACTTTGAGTCCTTCTTTAGTTCTTGTTCTGATATCACAAGCTTCTTTTTCTGCCTGTTCAAAAGCCTTTTCAATCTGATCCACAGCAATAACTTTTAAAACTTCCTCAATAGCAGCTAGTAAAATATCTGTAATCTTATTACCTGTCTTTGCTATTTGCTGCTCTTTAGCTTTGGTATATACATCAGAGTTAATATACCCCTCTTTAAGAAAAATAAGCTTAACTCCCTTATTATAAAGTTCAAAGTATTCTTTGATCCCCTCTTCAGTATTTCTACTCATACGAGAAACTGAATCAAATACTAATGTATCTCCATCATTCACTAATTTTTTTAGCTTTTTCCATTCTTGCCGATCTGAAGTTACTCCAGTATAAGCTTCTTGATAGATCTTAGCATTAGGATATACTTTTAATATATTTTCAATCTGCCTAGTAATAACTTGCCTATTGGTAGATACTCTGCAATATCCATAGATCATATTCTTCCACCTCGTATAGTCTTATTTTCAACGAACAATAAATTTAATACTAAAATGATATTAACATTTTAACAGAATATCTTATAACAGTCAAACTTTTAATACTATTTTTTGTAAGGTTTATTCTAATACTATTTTATAATATAAAAAGAGGTATCAAATAAATTTAATACCTCTTTTTCTTTTTTTAATTATAAGATTATCATAAAAATGAAATCTAATTATTTTTATGGTTTAATTATATACCTATATTTCCCATTTTCATTCACTACTATCAATCCTTCACTAAAAAATACATAATCATATTTAAAGGGAATTACTTCTTTTCCTGTCTTATCTATATAACCCCACTTCTCATTTTTTCTCACCATTCCCAAGCCTTCTATAAAATCATATGCGAATACATATTCAAATGGAATCACTTCTTTTCCTGTTCTATCTATATAACCATATTTTCCATTTTTTTTCACTGCTACTAAGCCTTTTCTAAAAGACATTGCATAATCATATTTAAAGGAAATTACTTCTTTTCCTGTCTTATCTATATAACCCCATTTTTCATTTTTTTTCACTGCTACTAAGCCTTCTCTAAACTCACTTGCATTATCATATTGAAAAGGAATAATTACTTTTCCTGTTTTATCTATATAACCATATTTTCCATTTTTTTCCACTGCTGCTAAGCCTTCTCTAAAAGAATCTGCATAATCATATTTAAAGGGAATTACTTCTTTTCCTGTTCTATCTATATAACCATATTTTTCATTTTTTTCCACTGCTGCTAAACCTTCTCTAAAAGGTTTTACAGAATCATATTTCATTGAAATTACTTCTTTTCCTGTCTTATTTATATAACCATATTTTCCATTTTTTTTCACTGCTGCTAAGCCTTCTCTAAAAAAATTTACAGAATCGTATTTAAGTGATATTATTTTATTTAAATTCTGAACTTCTTCTAATGTAAGAAAAAAATTATTTTCATCATCAAGCAATCCATTAATATATTTTCCTTTTATTCTCAAATCACCATTTTCAGTATATAATGAAAACTCACCATGAAAAATCCCTTTAACCATTTGAGCTTTTTCTTCAATTTGTCCATCTTCATATTTAGTTAAAACAATACCAGAAAAAGGTTTACTTTGATTTTTCTCATAATATAACCCATCTTTTCTATGTTGTAATTCAGAAAATAAAACTTCTTTTTTTCCACAACTAATAATAGATAATAACAATAAAAATAGTAATAATATTTTTTTCATATTTTATGCCACTCCTATTTAAAATACATTATTTTTAATTATATCCTTAAAAACTATTTTTTACAATAAGTTAAAAAATATTTAATTATAAGACTAATAATAATGTACTGCACCCAAAATCTTAGACAACTAAGATGAAGGGTGTATTTTTTTTGCTAGATATTTATTTAAAAAGAAAAATATATAATAAACTAAATTTATTCTATTTTTTTGTTTAATTCTTAAAAAAACGACCTTTTAATTTTATGACATTTTAGCTACTGTGTTCAAACTTAATATCTCTAAAATTAAAATGCTTATTTCAGTCTTTTAAAGCCTTAAAATTGATTTTTATTTTTTGAAATTAAGAATATTATAATTTTTTTAAATTTATACATTTTTTATATTTTTTAACGTTTTTCGGACTTCTACTCTTGACAAAATTAAAAGTTGAAGCTATACTCCTATCAAATAACTCTAGTCGCCTAGAGTAAATAAAGGAGAGTAAGATCATGGAAGAAATTAAAAACAACAGTTTACTAGAAAGTATAGAAAAGCAAATTACTGATTTAATTTCATTAGATAAAAAAAACTGGACTAACTTTTATACACTTTTAAAAAAAGTAGAAACTGAAAAGTTATGGGAAGAGAAGTACAATTCATTTACCCAATGGTTAAAAGATTTTTCAATCCGTAATAAAATCCATGAAAGTATTTTATGGCAACGTAAAAAGGCAGGAGAAGTTTATCAAAAATATTCAGAGATACAGAAAGAAAAAGGGATTGAGGTTAAACCTCTTGAAGCTGCTAATGTTAGTGCTGAAAATCTAGTTCTACTTGATAAAATAATGAGAAATAGTCCAAGTAATTCTACTGAACTAGCAGAAAAAGTATTTAATAACTCAATCACAGGGAAAGAACTAAGGCAAATACATAACTCTGTCCGTCCTACTCGTTATAATGATCTTGATGATTCTGATGAGAAGGAGAATGAAAATGAAAAAGTATCTGAAGATAGCTCTCCTGTAAATACTACTGACATCTTGGGTATGTTATTCAATACAGAATCTTGGATTGGAACTAAAAATGAAAGTGAAAATAAAAAAAATTATTTTAATTCCTTTGTTACTAAAGCTCAATTACTTACTGAATTTCCTGTATTTACTGGAACTTCAAGACATAGTAGAAGAATAGATCTATTTTGTGCTGAAAATATAACAACAGAATATCCATGGAACTTAAATCTTCATGGAGTTGAAATAAAAATTTCTAAAGGAGATTTATTAAACGATCATAAATATACTGAATATAGTGAATTTGTAGATTATTTATGGTTAGCAGTTCCCCAAGATCTGCAAGAGATAGCAGAACAAAATAAATTTACAAGTTGTGGACTTATAGTAATTGATAGAAAAAATGATAAATTAATCTTAAAAGTAATCGAAAAACCAAAGAAATTAGACCCTTTAAAAAGAGGGGAAACTTTAACATCTCTAGCTTTGAAATTAATGATGAAATAAGCTTTAGTCTAGGCGACTAGAGTAAAAATAAAATAAAAAAGGAGGAGCTACAATGAAATTGAATTTAGACGAAAAACAAGCATTTGAAGCACTTCAAAAAATTATAGACTTCTATACAAAAGAGGAACAAGAGAAGAAAGAATACTTAGCACTTACTACTAGAGAATATAGACTTTTAAAAAAAATACTGGGAATTGATCTGAAAGAAGCCACATACAGGAAGAAAGATGTAGAAATATTTGTTAGAAGTAAAGATACAAAGCATATAGAGTTTCTAAATCCATTCGCCCTAAGCAACTATGGAAATAAAATAGTAAAATATGGATATTTCCCATTTCAAGTAAAAAAATTAAAAGAAATAAACAAACCAAATGATAATTAATTAATAAAAGAAAAGGTAGAGAAAAATCTCTACCTTTTCTTTTGGATTTATCCACCTAACTACTTTTTACCAATAACAATGTAAAGCAATTTATGGTATAAGCATTTTACAAAAAAACTACTTCAAAAGTATAGCATAAAACAAGAAATTATAATGTTTCTCTGAAAGATTCTTGAAATTCTTTTCCACTTATCCAGTAACTTCTAAAGTGTTCCAAAAAAATTATTTGATTATCTATTGTCTGAAATTCAGCTATATAGCACTCTTGAATATATTTTCTTTTAGAGATAGTGCCATCAGATGATTTATAATCTAGCTCTTTCTCTCCCTTAGAATCAAAAGTTTCTTTAATAATCTCTCCTTCTAAGTCGTAATAAATATCCTTTCTCCAATTGTAAACCTTTATCTTCATAAATCCCCCCACCAATTAAAAATGGGGAAAGAATCCCCACTTTTACGATGTCAAATAGAAATGATTAAAAATCATTCTAAAAAATAATAACTAAGAAAGTATAATTAATTATATCATAGAATTAAAGATAAAAAAAGCCTTATTATTTTTTTATTTGATTTGATTTTTTATATAAAAACTGATATAATTAAGATACCTAGAACCCGTATGGGGAACTTGAAAATAGTAAGATATAAAATTCGTTATGAACTAAGCTTTCACTTCGGTGGAGGCTTATTTCATGTTTATAAGGAGTAACGATCCTTGTAAACAGTAGATCTTACTTATTTTCAAGGAGGTACAGAGATGACTGTAACTGTTCATCAGCTAACAATTAATCTTGATGGAGGAGCAATTCTTCTAGGTGGATTACTTCTTCTCATCTTTATTCTGTTAGCAAAGCACTACAAATAGTCTATTCTGACCTCGCACCCTACGGGGTTTTTTTATTTTTCAATAAACTCCTATTCTACAACAAACATCACGTCAAAAAATAAAAAAGATATTGACTTTTGACAGCACGTCAATTATAATAAAGAAAAGAGAAAATTGACAGCACGTTTAAAGAGGAGAAGAAAATGAAAGTTAGAAAACAAAATATATCATTTTTAAAATCAGGAAGTGGAAGTTTAAATAGTAGAATAATGTTACCTATTACTTGGGTAAGAGAATTAGGGTTGTCACAGGAAGAAAGAGAAGTATATATATACCAAATTGGAGAAGAAATTGTTATAAGAAAAACTCCAATGAACTTTGATAAAAAAGAGGCTGCCAAAATTGCATTTGAAGAAGTTAAACAAATAATTTTAACCAAACAATATATAGAACATGTAGAAATTATAGAAATCATCAAAACAATAATAGATAGTTATTTTTTTTATATAGAAGAAAAAGAAAGAAATGATAAGGTTGTAGCTTTAGTATCAGTTTTAAGAGATAGCTTTTTAGATAAAAAATATGAATTTGTATTAGATAATAAAAAACAATATTTCTTTGATAAGGAAAAATATAGTTTTAAGACTGTAGAGGAATTAGAAAAGTATTTTCAAATAAGCCATGAAAAAATATAGTTGCAAATATCATTCTAAAAATATTAGTTTTATTTTAATACAAAAGGTTCAATCAAAAGT
The window above is part of the Fusobacterium varium genome. Proteins encoded here:
- a CDS encoding metallophosphoesterase, with translation MIYITGDKHRNFNEIKKFCKENNTTKDDVIIILGDVGLNFFGGIKDWSVKHSLSKLPITLFCIHGNHEQRPFAIATYREVEKFGAKVYMEEEFADIVFAKDGEIYNFDGLKCMAIGGAYSTDKYYRLTNNWKWFSNEQPNDRIKKYVEDQLESTNWSIDLVFSHTCPFKYRPIERLSSTIDLDKIDTSTEEWLQKIEDKLKYKKWYCGHFHIEKSIDKIRFAYDDIIELNPSYL
- a CDS encoding AAA family ATPase, producing MKKIPIGIEDFKEIRTENYYYIDKTKFIEEILNDGAKVKLFCRPRRFGKTLNMSTLKYFFDIKEAEENRRLFDNLYIKNSLVFAEQGKYPVLFISMKEIKGTTWEEMQKSIREILSNLYEKFNFLKDSLNERNKRKFEKIWFEEIDGNYDDGLNFLTNILEEYYKEKVIVLIDEYDVPLTMAYEYNFYDKAINFFKSLYGSVLKTNLSLKMGVLTGAIRVAQAGIFSDLNNIETHTILDEAYDEYFGLLENEVENSLIEYKTEDKLEDVKSWYDGYKFGNMEVYNPWSILKYIKYKKLDTYWVNTSGNILIKNLLLHSDGTVFEDLDSLVKGKEKTVYINESIALGSTLDPNNLWELMLFSGYLTVKEKMNNKTYLVKIPNKEIQSFFKTLFAEIMFNGKNNISNMKSALESRDVNRISGILEDLVLNAISFYDTSRKYENPYQNLLAGFLYGIDDLYRMIPNPEAGDGRADIILKPKMKKWAGYIFELKRAKTKDMKKEAKAAYEQIVEKRYEAILKSEGIEDIIKIGLVFDGKKVETYY
- a CDS encoding recombinase family protein; the encoded protein is MIYGYCRVSTNRQVITRQIENILKVYPNAKIYQEAYTGVTSDRQEWKKLKKLVNDGDTLVFDSVSRMSRNTEEGIKEYFELYNKGVKLIFLKEGYINSDVYTKAKEQQIAKTGNKITDILLAAIEEVLKVIAVDQIEKAFEQAEKEACDIRTRTKEGLKVKKAQGVILGRRVGSKIQTKKSIEMKEKIKLLAKEFGGNLKDIQVIEVLKISRNTYFKYKRELKEEL
- a CDS encoding WG repeat-containing protein gives rise to the protein MKKILLLFLLLLSIISCGKKEVLFSELQHRKDGLYYEKNQSKPFSGIVLTKYEDGQIEEKAQMVKGIFHGEFSLYTENGDLRIKGKYINGLLDDENNFFLTLEEVQNLNKIISLKYDSVNFFREGLAAVKKNGKYGYINKTGKEVISMKYDSVKPFREGLAAVEKNEKYGYIDRTGKEVIPFKYDYADSFREGLAAVEKNGKYGYIDKTGKVIIPFQYDNASEFREGLVAVKKNEKWGYIDKTGKEVISFKYDYAMSFRKGLVAVKKNGKYGYIDRTGKEVIPFEYVFAYDFIEGLGMVRKNEKWGYIDKTGKEVIPFKYDYVFFSEGLIVVNENGKYRYIIKP
- a CDS encoding MmcB family DNA repair protein, which translates into the protein MEEIKNNSLLESIEKQITDLISLDKKNWTNFYTLLKKVETEKLWEEKYNSFTQWLKDFSIRNKIHESILWQRKKAGEVYQKYSEIQKEKGIEVKPLEAANVSAENLVLLDKIMRNSPSNSTELAEKVFNNSITGKELRQIHNSVRPTRYNDLDDSDEKENENEKVSEDSSPVNTTDILGMLFNTESWIGTKNESENKKNYFNSFVTKAQLLTEFPVFTGTSRHSRRIDLFCAENITTEYPWNLNLHGVEIKISKGDLLNDHKYTEYSEFVDYLWLAVPQDLQEIAEQNKFTSCGLIVIDRKNDKLILKVIEKPKKLDPLKRGETLTSLALKLMMK